A window of Fuerstiella sp. contains these coding sequences:
- a CDS encoding DUF4178 domain-containing protein produces the protein MKVRVANCPSCGGPVEFQVSTSLVTICDFCQCVVARADKSVADHGKVSDLVLTDSPLSRGVTGKCRGKKFELVGRVQYQHPAGGVWDEWYLLFSNGRWGWLAEAQGKYYLMSQKKAFHKLDFPEFDDLEPGRRLKLGKKEDMTVTEVGVAVTKAAEGEIPWTFQEGIPHRFVDFRGQGRTFGTLDYSLSEPRLFLGRELTLDELGLSETGWYGGVPAGVSQHDESRVQALSVNCPHCAGALTLHAPDETQRVCCPSCASLLDCQKGKLEYLQTLHTRRKKPQIPLGTVGTLDGVEYTVIGFMERFARYQGLDYPWTEYLLRSQRSGYRWLVCNKRHWSFVEPVSAHEVSTFMGSATYDNQKFSRYDLGTATVRFVLGEFYWKVTVGDMVHTVDYIAPPLMLSSERSESDDSQELNVSLGVYKSTEEIEQAFGITDLVRPWGVGVIQPAPRAGDVMKLWAMFLVVLGLLDLLFLATLKQGVDQWFFATSLGLASLIPIGFLFYKYQFEVNRWKDSDFSPYATE, from the coding sequence ATGAAAGTTCGGGTCGCCAACTGTCCGTCGTGCGGCGGGCCGGTGGAATTTCAGGTGAGTACCTCACTGGTCACCATCTGCGATTTTTGTCAGTGCGTGGTGGCTCGAGCAGACAAGTCGGTGGCGGATCACGGAAAAGTATCCGATCTGGTTCTGACCGATTCTCCCTTAAGTCGCGGGGTCACCGGCAAGTGTCGCGGAAAGAAATTTGAGTTGGTTGGGCGTGTGCAGTATCAGCATCCTGCCGGCGGCGTGTGGGATGAATGGTATCTGCTGTTCTCCAACGGGCGCTGGGGATGGCTGGCGGAGGCTCAGGGTAAATACTATCTGATGTCCCAAAAGAAGGCGTTCCACAAACTCGATTTCCCGGAGTTTGATGATCTTGAACCAGGTCGACGGTTGAAGCTTGGAAAGAAGGAGGACATGACTGTCACGGAAGTCGGAGTCGCCGTCACAAAAGCGGCGGAGGGAGAGATTCCCTGGACGTTTCAGGAAGGGATTCCACACCGGTTCGTCGATTTTCGCGGGCAGGGCAGGACATTCGGAACCCTGGACTATTCGCTCAGCGAACCCCGCCTCTTTCTGGGCCGGGAACTCACTTTGGATGAACTGGGACTTTCGGAGACCGGCTGGTACGGGGGAGTGCCGGCAGGCGTCAGTCAGCACGACGAAAGTCGGGTGCAGGCACTCTCTGTGAATTGTCCACATTGTGCAGGTGCTCTGACGCTGCATGCTCCCGATGAGACGCAGCGGGTCTGTTGTCCGTCATGTGCATCGCTGCTGGATTGTCAGAAAGGAAAGCTGGAGTATCTGCAGACGCTGCACACCAGGCGAAAAAAACCGCAGATTCCACTGGGAACCGTGGGCACACTGGATGGTGTGGAGTACACCGTGATTGGTTTCATGGAACGCTTCGCTCGCTACCAGGGACTCGACTATCCCTGGACGGAGTACCTTTTGCGAAGTCAAAGATCAGGGTATCGCTGGCTGGTCTGCAACAAACGTCACTGGTCGTTTGTCGAACCGGTTTCTGCCCATGAGGTTTCGACTTTCATGGGTTCGGCGACCTACGACAACCAGAAGTTTTCCCGCTATGACCTGGGAACAGCGACCGTCCGATTTGTACTGGGCGAGTTCTACTGGAAAGTCACAGTGGGGGATATGGTGCACACCGTTGACTATATCGCACCACCACTGATGCTGTCCTCTGAACGTTCTGAGTCGGATGATTCGCAGGAATTAAACGTATCCTTAGGTGTCTACAAATCAACGGAAGAAATCGAACAGGCGTTTGGGATTACGGACCTCGTACGTCCGTGGGGTGTTGGAGTTATTCAGCCGGCCCCCCGGGCCGGTGACGTCATGAAGCTGTGGGCCATGTTCCTGGTGGTACTGGGTCTGCTGGATCTGTTGTTTTTGGCCACTTTGAAGCAGGGTGTCGACCAGTGGTTTTTCGCTACGTCACTGGGATTGGCGTCGCTGATTCCGATCGGGTTTTTGTTTTACAAATATCAGTTCGAAGTAAATCGCTGGAAAGACAGTGACTTCAGTCCGTATGCGACTGAATGA
- a CDS encoding DUF350 domain-containing protein → MAALSAVSGVLLLGQSADAGSLIRPLIAAIVFAVVGIFVLALSFWLMEKLSPFSLKKEIEEDQNLALGFVMGSVVIGISLIIAASIQG, encoded by the coding sequence ATGGCTGCTCTGTCTGCTGTTTCCGGTGTACTGCTTCTGGGGCAATCTGCTGATGCGGGTTCGCTGATACGGCCTCTGATTGCTGCGATTGTGTTCGCGGTCGTGGGCATTTTTGTGCTGGCTCTGAGCTTCTGGCTGATGGAGAAACTCTCTCCGTTTTCACTCAAAAAAGAAATTGAAGAAGACCAGAATCTGGCACTGGGATTCGTGATGGGATCTGTGGTGATCGGCATTTCCCTGATCATTGCCGCGTCGATTCAGGGTTAG
- a CDS encoding S-adenosylmethionine decarboxylase yields the protein MSQTVPQKQQIPVPGYPEKTFCGELLSTGSEWVVDATGCDPERLARQPVLQSLCDAIIADNRLNVIGSPQWHTFPSPGGVTGLYLLSESHLACHSFPEHQLLTVNLYCCRDHADWDWTSQLERRLGAIDVVLRKMDRGILPSGDSVSSGDAV from the coding sequence TTGAGTCAGACGGTCCCTCAGAAACAACAAATCCCTGTTCCTGGGTATCCGGAGAAAACTTTCTGCGGTGAGTTGCTCTCAACGGGATCGGAATGGGTGGTGGACGCTACCGGCTGTGATCCGGAGAGACTGGCCCGGCAACCGGTCCTGCAGTCACTTTGTGACGCCATCATTGCAGACAATCGGTTGAATGTAATCGGCTCTCCGCAATGGCACACGTTTCCCTCCCCGGGAGGAGTTACGGGCCTGTATCTGCTCAGTGAATCGCACCTTGCCTGTCATTCCTTTCCGGAGCATCAACTGCTGACCGTCAATCTGTACTGCTGCCGCGATCATGCTGACTGGGACTGGACAAGTCAGCTGGAACGTCGATTGGGCGCGATTGACGTTGTGCTGAGAAAGATGGACCGGGGCATTCTGCCTTCGGGAGATTCTGTTTCTTCCGGAGACGCCGTATGA
- a CDS encoding FAD-dependent oxidoreductase, with product MTGFDRRELLLTALAGSSSVLLPGCSQANAAFTGELLSPSLDVGHRIRDGDLPEPAVTNWQESGVVIVGGGISGLTAAWRLDHAGVDDFTLLELETVIGGTSRCGQSQVSGYPWGAHYVPVPRSDNRALWRLLEEMGAAAQNPQGVYSAHEHILCREPHERLFVHGHWAEGLYPHSVATDEDLRQWTSFQERIAHWIDWRDDRGTPAFTIPLAGCSADEAVLVLDQISMGEWMRREGWDSAPLFWWVDYCCRDDYGLTVEQTSAWAGLFYFASRRENSNSVSPGVLTWPEGNGRIVQHLSRIAGSRLKTGQAVLSIQQSPNNTDGVRIVVLDRQTKQMWGIRAQQVIFAAPQFLARYLILNRAAGRVTDSDQFRYGAWVVANVHLSDRPREPDFPLSWDNVIHDSPSLGYVVATHQQGIDHGPTVWTWYLPLCDERPSDARHKLLDLTWEHWAEVVINDLERAHPDVRDLVTRVDVMRWGHAMIQARPGFIWSQSRQRAATAEGAIHFAGTDLSGIALMEEAFYHGVRAAEEVLTARDTLFSRFL from the coding sequence GTGACCGGATTTGATCGACGTGAACTTCTGCTGACCGCTCTGGCCGGTTCGTCCTCTGTATTGCTGCCGGGATGTTCTCAGGCCAACGCTGCATTCACCGGTGAACTGTTGAGTCCCTCGCTCGACGTGGGGCACCGTATCCGAGACGGCGATCTTCCTGAACCCGCAGTGACAAACTGGCAGGAATCAGGTGTGGTGATTGTGGGTGGCGGCATCAGTGGATTGACCGCCGCATGGCGGCTGGATCATGCCGGTGTGGATGATTTTACGTTGCTGGAACTGGAAACCGTGATTGGCGGGACTTCGCGGTGTGGACAGAGCCAGGTATCGGGATATCCCTGGGGAGCTCATTACGTGCCCGTTCCCCGTTCCGACAATCGGGCGTTGTGGCGACTGTTGGAAGAGATGGGAGCGGCTGCACAAAACCCACAGGGCGTGTATTCGGCTCACGAACACATTCTGTGTCGGGAACCACACGAACGATTATTCGTCCATGGTCACTGGGCAGAGGGTCTGTATCCGCACAGTGTGGCCACCGATGAAGATCTCCGCCAGTGGACGTCGTTTCAGGAGAGGATCGCGCACTGGATCGACTGGCGGGATGATCGGGGGACACCTGCTTTCACCATCCCCCTGGCCGGCTGTTCTGCCGACGAAGCCGTGCTTGTTCTGGATCAGATCTCCATGGGGGAGTGGATGCGCCGGGAGGGATGGGATTCAGCACCTTTGTTCTGGTGGGTGGATTATTGCTGTCGTGATGATTACGGATTGACGGTTGAACAAACCAGCGCCTGGGCTGGTTTGTTTTATTTTGCGTCTCGACGGGAAAACTCGAACTCCGTTTCACCCGGGGTTCTCACCTGGCCGGAAGGCAACGGCCGCATCGTTCAGCATCTCAGCCGGATTGCGGGCTCCCGCCTGAAAACCGGACAGGCGGTGCTGTCAATACAGCAGTCACCCAACAATACGGATGGTGTCCGAATTGTTGTGCTTGATCGCCAAACTAAGCAAATGTGGGGAATTCGGGCTCAGCAGGTGATCTTTGCGGCTCCTCAGTTTCTGGCCCGTTATCTGATTCTGAATCGAGCTGCCGGGCGAGTCACGGATTCAGATCAGTTTCGGTACGGGGCGTGGGTGGTTGCCAATGTGCATCTTTCGGACCGGCCGCGGGAACCCGATTTTCCGCTGTCTTGGGACAACGTGATTCACGACAGTCCGTCTTTGGGGTACGTGGTGGCGACTCATCAGCAGGGAATCGATCACGGGCCGACGGTCTGGACGTGGTATCTGCCACTTTGCGATGAACGGCCGTCTGATGCCCGCCACAAACTGCTGGATCTCACATGGGAACACTGGGCTGAGGTTGTGATCAACGATCTGGAACGGGCNCATCCGGATGTGCGGGACCTGGTCACTCGTGTGGACGTGATGCGGTGGGGACATGCCATGATTCAGGCACGTCCTGGTTTCATCTGGAGCCAGTCACGGCAGAGGGCTGCGACTGCTGAAGGCGCGATTCATTTTGCGGGTACAGATTTGAGTGGAATTGCCCTGATGGAAGAAGCGTTCTATCACGGGGTTCGAGCAGCGGAAGAAGTTCTGACCGCGCGGGATACGTTATTTTCCAGGTTTCTTTAA
- a CDS encoding polyamine aminopropyltransferase, which produces MNRAPLFLFYLNVLIIATCGLIYELLAGTLASYLLGDSVTQFSLVIGIYLSALGVGAWLSSFVEERLARCFIEIELAVALVGGTSAPLLFLAFGYIDWFRPLLYGLVFLIGVLVGLELPLLMRLLKEHVDFSDLVSRVLTFDYIGALLAALLFPILLVPHLGLVRTSLIFGIINALVGLWGTHLLRPLLSTKGLGGLRGRAILVVGLLVTGIIKADAITTVAEENQLAGTVVHAESSPYQRIVIAENNTGIQLFLNGQLQFNSADEYRYHEALVHPAVASCRNARRILVLGGGDGLAVREILRYATVESVTLVDLDPAMTSLADRFPPLAELTGNALRDSRVTVINRDAFLWIDDDTARFDAVIIDFPDPGTYSVGKLYTSYFFSRLRQRLAPQGVVTIQCSSPLVSPKSYWCVINTLEQSGFRVRPFQATVPTFGVWGFALAAVEDLPPIPQLSPQVSEQLKFLDQTVLDDLFIIPKDMSHVETDINRLNNQVLVRYYDREWSRWQ; this is translated from the coding sequence ATGAACCGGGCACCTTTATTTCTGTTCTATCTGAACGTGCTGATCATAGCCACCTGCGGGCTCATCTATGAGTTGCTCGCGGGGACTCTGGCCAGTTACCTGCTGGGAGATTCCGTCACCCAGTTTTCGCTGGTGATTGGAATTTACCTTTCGGCACTGGGTGTGGGTGCCTGGTTGTCTTCGTTTGTCGAAGAAAGGCTGGCCCGCTGTTTTATTGAAATCGAACTGGCCGTGGCCCTGGTGGGTGGAACGTCGGCCCCGTTATTGTTTCTGGCGTTCGGTTATATCGATTGGTTTCGTCCGCTGCTGTACGGACTGGTGTTTCTGATCGGAGTTCTTGTTGGACTGGAACTGCCGTTACTGATGCGGTTACTGAAGGAACATGTCGATTTTTCCGATCTGGTGTCACGTGTACTGACGTTCGACTACATCGGAGCTTTACTGGCCGCGTTGCTGTTTCCCATTCTGCTGGTTCCTCATTTGGGGCTGGTCCGTACGTCGCTGATATTCGGTATTATCAATGCACTGGTCGGATTATGGGGGACGCATCTGCTGCGACCGCTGCTGTCGACCAAAGGTCTGGGCGGGTTACGGGGACGAGCCATACTGGTGGTCGGTCTGCTGGTCACGGGAATCATCAAGGCTGACGCGATTACCACCGTTGCCGAAGAAAACCAACTGGCCGGCACTGTCGTGCATGCGGAAAGCTCACCCTACCAGCGGATTGTCATTGCAGAGAACAACACCGGGATTCAGCTGTTTCTTAACGGCCAGCTTCAGTTCAACTCCGCAGACGAATACCGCTATCACGAGGCTCTCGTGCATCCGGCAGTGGCGTCGTGCCGCAACGCACGCCGGATTCTGGTACTGGGCGGCGGTGATGGTCTGGCCGTGCGGGAAATTCTGAGGTACGCAACGGTTGAGTCTGTCACTTTGGTTGATCTGGATCCCGCCATGACGTCATTGGCTGATCGTTTTCCGCCTCTGGCGGAACTCACCGGTAACGCACTGCGGGATTCGCGGGTGACTGTGATTAACCGGGACGCGTTTTTGTGGATTGACGATGATACGGCCCGGTTCGATGCCGTGATCATCGATTTTCCGGACCCGGGAACTTACTCAGTCGGCAAGCTCTATACGAGTTACTTCTTTTCCCGACTGCGACAGCGACTGGCCCCGCAGGGGGTTGTCACGATTCAGTGTTCTTCACCGCTGGTGTCGCCGAAATCGTACTGGTGTGTCATCAACACACTGGAACAGTCCGGTTTTCGCGTACGACCTTTTCAGGCAACCGTTCCTACGTTTGGTGTCTGGGGATTTGCGCTGGCGGCCGTGGAGGATCTGCCGCCGATTCCTCAACTGTCACCACAGGTCAGTGAGCAGCTGAAATTTCTGGATCAAACGGTTCTGGACGACCTGTTCATCATACCAAAGGATATGAGCCATGTTGAAACCGATATTAACCGGTTGAACAATCAGGTTCTGGTGCGCTACTACGATCGCGAATGGAGTCGCTGGCAGTGA